The DNA sequence cctcccaacaggtataaaagaaagggcatctctatcctccttcaaaaccgcaataaaacttattcgggtgttaccatttagtggtcagttgtacggaatatgtacttcactgtgcaacctactaataaaagtctcaatcaatcaatcaaaacattaaattatttacattatttacaatccggggtgtggagggtgggttgggggtgaggggggggggggggggtttggttggtatcaacacttcagtcatcaacaattgcatcatcagagaaatggacattggaacagtgtaggactgacttggcaagtagtggacatagatagagagatcagagagcataagaataagtttctacatttgattatttacaatccggggaggtaggatgtgaaaggaagtttgttagtttagggttgacgttgcctggaggtgttcttttagtgcggttttgaaggaggatagagatgccctttattttacacctgttgggagtgcattccatattgatgtcacatagaaggagaatgagttaagacctttgttagatcagaatgtgggtttaacgtggttagtggagctccccctggtgttgtggttatggcggtcatttacgttaaggaagcagtttgacatgtacttcggtatcagggaggtgtagcggattttatagactaggctcagtgcaagttgttttactctgtcctccaccctgagccagcccactttggagaagtgtgtaggagtgaggtggaatctggggtggaggtctagaagtaacctgactagcttgttctgggatgtttgtagTTTAGATTtgtgggttttggaggtgctagggtaccaggaggtgcatgcgtaatcgaaaaagggttgaacgagagttcccgctagaatcttcatgttgcttttgttgaccagagaggagattctatagagaaatcttgttcgttggttgacctttttgattaccttggttgccattttatcacaggaaagattagcctctagaatggaacctaggtaggtgacctcatctttcctggtgataacaatgtcacccacttttatggtgaagtcattgactttcttaatccaatccaatccaatccactttatttatatagcacatttaaagaacaaaatgtttccaaagtgctgcacaacaatattaaaaacaatattcaaatattatccttagctccaccaatgactgaataaaaacaaaaaataaatacacataaaaccaatataaaaaacaatataaaataaatatgattaagtttgatgtgggacccaaacaggatggattccgttttacccaagtgtatggatagcttgttgtcaacgagccaggtgcaagttctacagagttcagcactgaggattttctccacctgtgacttgtccttgccggataccagccgggccgagtcatccgcaaacaaaaacaattcacagtcgcatgctgatgacatgtcgtttatgtacaaaccccgtttccatacgagttaggatattgtgttagatgtaaatataaacggaatacaatgatttgcaaatcattttcaacccatattcagttgaatatgctacgaagacaacatatttgatgttcaaactgataaactttagctttattttaagaaaatggaagagtttgggaacaacagcaactcagccaccaagtggtaggccacgtaaactgacagagaggggtcagcggaggaattatggtgtggggttgtttttcaggagttgggcttggccccttagttccagtgaaaggaactttgaatgctccaggataccaaaacattttggacatttccatgctcccaaccttgtgggaacagtttggagcgggccccttcctcttccaacatgactgtgcaccagtgcacaaagcaaggtccataaacatgcatgacagagtctggtgtggatgaacttgactggcctgcacagagtcctgacctgaacctgatagaacacctttgggatgaattagaacagagactgagagccaggccttctccaccaacatcagtgtgtgacctcaccaatgcgcttttgcaaaaatggtcgaaaattcctataaagacattccgcaaccttgtggacagccttcccagaagagttgaagctgtaatagctgcaaaaggtggacccacatcatattgaaccctttgggttttatatacacactgcaagtatatttatatataaagtagtaacagaaatcttcataacaatatgtaatatgttcaatgtttacgaTATTTTGGTCCTTTTAATCAATGCCGGAACTAATTCTTTGGCgcgtttatttccgtttccatagcagcgcacgtccgacAATGTGTGTTCCTCGCTTGTGTGTGTCATGTCggttccccaagatgcagatggacgtCAGGAAGCAGTGTGCGGGTAAGaaagctgttttatttccaaaatCAAGCCAATATAGGAAAATATGAAATGGTGCCCATGGAAGCTACGGTAAAGATTAACAAACAAAAAGAGCTAACCCTAAGCCtacccctaacccttaccctacaCCAAACCcttaacctaaccccaaccccaaccctaaccctgaccctaaccctatgttaataagcaactaatgaatggttcatatgttccccatactaaagtgttaccatgaattgttttttgttgttgtttgtctgtGCATGATGCAatcatatgtattatttattgctatttgtttttgttgtgttttacttttgcagCTGTATGTAGAAACGGCGCCGCTGGTCACATCAGCTGTGTTCtctttttaatggtaaaatggtaaatgggttatacttgtatagcgcttttctaccttcaaagcgctttgacactatttccacattcacccattcacacacacattcacacactgatggcgggagctgccatgcaaggtccgAACCACCACCcatcgggagcaagggtgaagtgtcctgctcaaggacacaacggacgtgacgaggttggtagacggttgggatcgaaccaggaaccctcgggtCCCAATTGTGCCCACGCCGTTTTAACGTCTTTTGTGTCCTACGTGGGGCGGtattgctcggttggtagagtggacatgccagcaacttgagggttccgggtttgatccccgcttccgccattcctAGTctctaccgttgtgtccttgggcaagacattttacccacctgctcccagtggtttaaatgtaacttagatattgggtttcactatgtaaaagcgctttgagtcactagagaaaagcactatataaatattagggatgtacgataatggctttttgccgatatccgatattccgatattgtccaactctttaattaccggtatcgatatcaaccgataccgatatcaaccgataccgataaatacagtcgtggaattaacacattattatgcctaatttggacaaccaggtatggtgaagataaggtcctttttaaaaaaataaaataaaataagataaatgaattaaaaacattttctagaataaaaaaagtaaaacaatataaaaacagttacatagaaactagtaattaatgaaaattagtaaaattaactgtgaaAGGTTAGTaccattagtggaccagcagcacgcacaatcatgtgtgcttacggactgtatcccttgcagactgtattgatatatattgatatataatgtaggaaccagaatattaataacagaaagaaacaacccttttgtgtgaatgagtgtaaatgggggagggaggttttttgggttggtgtactaattgtaagtgtatcttgtgttttttatgttgatttaatttttttttaaaaacgaaaaaaacaaaacaaccgatacagataattaaaaaaacgataattttcgatattacattttaaagcatctctaataaatatcattcacttcaattcactttgatgtttgttttcatgtgtttgttTCCTTATTTGTGTGGACTTGTTGTGTTTCCAATATCCTtattcatcccctgggaggtgaggggagcagtgagcagcagcggtggccgcgcccgggaatcatttttggtgatttaacccccaattccaacccttgatgctgagtgccaagcagggaggtaatgggtcccatttttatagtctttggtatgactcgggtttgaactcacgacctaccgatctcagggcggacactctaagtcTGTCCTATCCTAATCTTGCTGAGTGTAAGTTTTTGCCGAGTCGGCAGAAAGCGTGCTCACCATGAGTGCTTGTCTCTCCTGATGGAGCTTCTTCAGCGTGGCGTCTGATTCGCCGTCCACCACGTAGGTCAAGGGCGACAAGAATCCGGGGCTAAAGGGGAGCGGGGCGATGGCGTCGTGTCCTGCGAAGCTCAAAGCCGATTGGTTGAAGAAGGGGAAGCCGCTGTACAAAGACGGCGGGAAGACTGGCGCCCGGTAGACGGGGTGCGGGGAATGTTCCGGAAGTTGCGCGGGACTCTGCCGCCTGCGCTCCTCCGTCCGGTCTCGCTTGGAGGACGTGCCGTTGACGCGTCTGGCGTCGTGCCGCGCTCGCTTCTGCACGGAGAGGTCCAGAGGCTCGTTCTGAGGCGAGGATAGTTCCCGAGACGGACGGAGGCCGAGATCCAGGCCTGCATGAGGACCCAGAGACAGAAGTCTTCTCCTGTGAGGTGAGGACACCTCTGAGGCATGTTTGGGGCTTCCTTGAGGTGAACGCTGAGGTCCTGAAGGCCACTTCTGCGCGGCGGGTGACTGCCTTCCTTCGCCTTTACTTTCCCGGTTCACCTTACACAGGTAGCGCTCGTGCTGCAGGAGAACCACCACGTTGGGGAACACCTGCGAGCAGGAGCTACACGTCACGCCCTCCGCCGTGTCCGAGTCCTGGTACTTGCTCACCTCCCTGTGCAGCATCTCCTGCAGCATGTGCTCAAACCTGGAGCTGGACTGGAGGTACGGCAGCAGGGTTCCTTTCAAGATGCTGGCCCTCAGGGAGAGCTCGGCCGAGGGGTCGCACAGAGGAGGCGGGTCCGAAAACCGCTTCTGCTCCTCAGGTCGTCTGCTGTTCTCCTGGGCTTGCGGAGTCAGAGGAGAACCTCTGGTGCTTCTGTCCCTCCCCGCGGACGGAGACGGCGGAAAGTACGGATGTTCATTGAACGCACCGCCCGCGACTCCTGAGCTTCCGCCGCTGCTGAAACACTTCTTGCTGCTCAGGTGGGAGCTGTAGGAGCCCGAGTGGGAGAAACGCTTCTTGCAGTTGGAGCACTCGTATGGTTTCTCTCCTGAAAGATGACAGACATTAGAAACGTTGTTTCCTTATATGAATTATTCCTAAGTATACATTaataaatggtaacactttagtatggggaacatattcaccattaattagtttcttattaacatgcaaattagtaacatattggctcttaaatagtcattattaagtacttattaatgccttattctgcatggccttattatacaaccagtaagccattaactaagagttttCCCTCAATAacatcagaattattgcttattggtaaccctaaccctaacccttatatgttaccctagtgtccaaataactctaaattaaatctttgttacttagaatgtgttcattcaccatgaattagttgcttattaacatgcaaattagtaaatatgttccccatactaaagtgttaccaaataatTATATATTGAAGATAATCATAACTTTTAGTCTCATATCTTTGTATTACTTGTGTCCTGTTAGAGTTGGActcttttaaagtttttttttttttaacattattacgACTTAATTTTTTTCCAGAAATCTCTACTCTTCTAAAATGATCAATTATTTACTATAAAACTTTgtgaaaattgtgactttttatgaATTGTTATGACCTTTTTTTCTCataatagttaaagttaaagtaccaatgattgtcacacacacactaggtgtggtgaaattaacctctgcattcgacccatccccttgttcaccccctgggaggtgaggggagcagtgagcagcagcagtggtcaAGCCTgggaatttttggtgatttaacccccaattccaacccttgatgctgagtgccaagcagggaggtaatgggtcacatttttatagtctttggtaatgACCCGGccccgggtttgaactcatgacctaccgatctcagggcgaacactctaaccacaaggtcactgAGCAGTTTAATAGTTTAACCTTATTCTTGTACAAACTTTGTCTTGCATCAATAAAATGACAGCTCTAGTTGTGTACAATTACCATTTTGCAATTGCattgcaatattttaaaacaattttattcttgtaaaattaaaaaaggaaATGTGTATTTTAATGATTTTAAATATGTAGTATTACATATTTTCCCCTCTAACATGtacaatatttttcttaaaagtcTGACTTTTTACCTGCTGATATTACAGTTTTAATAATGACAACCCTTACATAGTTAGACTACATATATAGTAATACTTAACTCCAAACTTATTCaggtaaataaaacaaaagaaagCATTTTAACGACATggaaatattacaactttttgtTCCCATAAATGTACATTATTTTCGTAAAATTAGTTGTAAACaaagcaaactttttttttactacaactCTCACCTTGGAAAATGACAtcattattggtattattattagttttttgggTCATTTTATTAGAACACATCAATTGCTGATTGATATGGGTACTATTAtggctttattatttttaaaacaaaactttatTAGTTAGTTATTTTTGTTATCATTATAGTTCTTTATCGTTATATTACAGCTTGATGTGTGTTAAATTACCATTTTTTTATTAGAATAGTTTACCACAAGTTTATTCctgtaaaatagaaaataaaaaacttttcatATTGTCATGATTTTAAACATGTAGTATTACGCAATTTTTTCTCGTGATATAACGTtttctttttatttcataatagtACATTATTTTTCTAAAAGTCTGACTTTTTTCTCACTGATATTACAGTTGTATTAATTTAAAATGACAAccttttattgtaattattaccAAAAAAGATTAACTGCAGATttttacgggtattattatggctttaatgttttaaaaaaacgaCTTTAttatgtcatttttgttattAGCGTAGATCTTTAACATAAGCTTTTTATCGTAATACTTTACTGcgacttacatttttttacattttgtattttttctgatttTACACATTTTTCCTCACAATACCACAACTCTCTTGTTGTAAAATcacattagtattattatttgtcaATTTAAgattactgcgatgaggtggcgacttgtccagggtgtaccccgccttccgcccgattgtagctgagataggctccagcgccccccgcgacccccaagggaataagcggtagaaaatggatggatggatggattttaagattatttttttcaactgCTGATCATCATAGATAGtaatatgactttaaaaaaaaatctaacaacattttattatgttttttgttatttactATAGTTATTTATCCTAATACAACAGTGCAAACCTTATAAAATGTTTACTTCTTTAACatattaattacatgttaatgttAATACTAACATAATAATATTTTACTGTGCTTTTATCCTGTCGGAATTGTGTAATTTTTCTGATAATACACATTTTCCTTCATAATACTAGAGCTCCATTCTTAGAAAATTGTAGTATTTTTTCATCTAAATACTTTCCTACAACTTTATTCTTTTGAAATTGCATATATGCATTGTAATATCTCATCATACAACAACTCTTATCCTGTTAAATtgtacgaaacccaaaaccagttggcactttgtgtgaaggtaaataaaaacagaatgcaatgatttgcaaatccttttctacttatattcaattgaatagactgcaaagacaagatatttaatgttcacactggtaaacacaggaacacttcagaaaactactgtcagtaactacagtttgtcgctacatctgtaagtgagagttaaaactctactatgcaaagcgaaagccatttatcaaccactcccagaaacgctttgctgggcccgagctcatctaagatggactcatgcaaagtggaaaagtgttctgtggtctgacgagtccacatttcaaattgtttttggaaactgtggacgtcttgttATTTcttcaaagaggaaaataaccatccggattgttctaggcgcaaagtgtaaaaaccagcatgtgtgatggtatgggggtgtattagtgcccaagacatgggtaacttacacatctgtgaaggcaccattaatgctgaaaggtacatacaggttttggaggaacatatgttgccatccaagcaacgttatcatggacgcccctgcttatttcagcaagacaatgccaagccacgtgttacaacagtgtggcttcatagtgaaagagtgcgggtactagactggcctgcctgtagtccagacctgtctcccattgaaaatgtgtggtgcattatgaagcctaaaataccacaacggagacccccggactgttgaacaacttaagctgtacatcaagcaagaatgggaaataattccacttcaaaaattggtctcctcagttcccaaacgtttactgagtgttgttaaaaggaaaggccatgtaacacagtggtaaaaatgcctctgtgacaacttttttgcaatgtgttgctgccattatagtctaagttaatgactatttgcaacaaaaaaaaaaaagtttctcagtgtgaacattaaatatcttgtctttgcagtctattcaattggatataagttgaaaaggatctgcaaatcattgtattcggtttttatttaccatttacacaacgtgacaacttcactgcttttgggttttgtatataaaatatataataagaaatacaagtttatatgAAAGTTGCAGGAGAAATTCCAAACACATTAtatatttcaatatatatatatatatattatacatatatatatatatatatatatatatatatatatatatatatatatatatatatatatatatatatatatatatatatatatatatatatatatatatatatatatatatatatatatatttgactagcattgttcACAGCAGATCCTTATAAACAtcagtggtcctgtcatatattctgattcactgctgtttttaaggacctgctgtAAAAGACAAaagtgccattaaattctaagttcatgattatttgcaacaacaaaaaaaaaagaacataaaatatcttgtatttgcagtctatttaattgcatataagttgaaaaggatttgcaagaaaATGGATGgtcaccccaaaaagggacaatcggtagaaaatgtatggatggatggatgcattctgtttttatttaccatttacacaacgtgccaacttcaccgcttttgggttttgtaacttTTTTTTCATCAGAATACTTGACAATGACTTTAttcatgtaaatgttttttttttcctcacaacTGTCAAAAGTTATTCTGGTATTATGTGGACTTATTTCTTTGACTCGGTTCCTTCTAGTCACCATGAATGAGTACAAATATGAGTGGTCCTACCACATGATTGAGTATTTAGCCTCACCACTGTGTATGCGCAGGTGTTCTTTCAGGTGATGTTTGTACTTGAAGGCTTTCCCACATTGCACACATTTGAACTTCCTGCTCTCCATGGCTTGTTCCAAGGTGATGGCGCTCTACAAGGTGATCAATAGAATCCATCATTTGGAAAATATATTCTTTTGTGTGTCACCCACCTTGTCTTGCACCTGGTGGTGAAGTGCCAGGTGCTGCTCCAGTTGCGCTCTGTGGGGGGCAGTGTACCCACAGAACGGACACACCACGTGGGCCCTCTCCTGACAGTGTTTGATGTGGTCCCTCAGAGAGGGGCCGTGCTGGTACGTCCTGTGGCAGAACGGACAGGCCTGCTGCCTCCTTCTGCCATCTGGACAAGGACAACGCATCAAAAGGGGACATTTTTGAAGGACAAAAAAAACTAATGGCGGCGTACCTGCCCCCTCGGGCGAGCGATGACGAGCGCCCGGGGACCACATGGCGGGCGGCAGCTCCTCGTGCACGCTGGACGCCCCGTTGTGGCTGAGGTGGTCCGGGAGACCGGCTGAGGCGGAGGTCTTGCTCAGTTTGGCCAGGAAGTCAAAGTGAGTGAAGTCCTCCAAGTCCACTTGGGAGTCTGAACTTGGATCTAAAGCGTTCAAATACAGATGCAAAGTTCCAATGAAAAAAGTGCTGAGTCATACAATTCCAATACTTGGATTTAAGCTTTAATGTTAGTGGAATAATGAAGCAATAATAAAGTATGTCAACTTTCCAGTATTTTTAGACACCGATTTTTTGTTACGCTttacacatgtatgcatacaacatgatgca is a window from the Entelurus aequoreus isolate RoL-2023_Sb linkage group LG26, RoL_Eaeq_v1.1, whole genome shotgun sequence genome containing:
- the LOC133643173 gene encoding zinc finger E-box-binding homeobox 2-like, with the translated sequence MTEESRGKRRKQANPRRSRVDGEHVGSLGSEGEDEVGLWGLESQDYQESLGKTSQTPSEGTEEPDSPALSVQTPGLSPGSGGRKFWAQVEQEVEATDDGGGVASGGDREEEQGSVRMHYPSSDSQVDLEDFTHFDFLAKLSKTSASAGLPDHLSHNGASSVHEELPPAMWSPGARHRSPEGADGRRRQQACPFCHRTYQHGPSLRDHIKHCQERAHVVCPFCGYTAPHRAQLEQHLALHHQVQDKSAITLEQAMESRKFKCVQCGKAFKYKHHLKEHLRIHSGEKPYECSNCKKRFSHSGSYSSHLSSKKCFSSGGSSGVAGGAFNEHPYFPPSPSAGRDRSTRGSPLTPQAQENSRRPEEQKRFSDPPPLCDPSAELSLRASILKGTLLPYLQSSSRFEHMLQEMLHREVSKYQDSDTAEGVTCSSCSQVFPNVVVLLQHERYLCKVNRESKGEGRQSPAAQKWPSGPQRSPQGSPKHASEVSSPHRRRLLSLGPHAGLDLGLRPSRELSSPQNEPLDLSVQKRARHDARRVNGTSSKRDRTEERRRQSPAQLPEHSPHPVYRAPVFPPSLYSGFPFFNQSALSFAGHDAIAPLPFSPGFLSPLTYVVDGESDATLKKLHQERQALMGEVLNRGTLDYLTLMDEALEGEGGAGRKRLKKTDEGLYACDICEKTFQKSSSLLRHKYEHTGKRPYECQVCQKAFKHKHHLIEHSRLHSGEKPYQCDKCGKRFSHSGSYSQHMNHRYAYCSRDQQDPDQDHRDQRDQDHDDPNAEDTRTPRSFLSDASLDAASEAHREEEEDGRDGEPIPAEDSGGREWGRLQQQERNGDLDQCQLGVDVTHLATIKT